Below is a window of Cytobacillus firmus DNA.
GAATCGGGCGGTTGCGAAGGCGTTTAGCCTGTAAGGACTCGTTTTCAATGGATTCAATCTTATCACATAGTACACATTTTACTCGCATGGGACACCTCATATTGTTTTGCTGTTTTCCTAAAGTTTGTTGCTTTTCAATAACTTATTTCACTGAGTTGATTTTCGCTGTGGGCACTTGATCCTCGAAAATGCTGACGCATTTCCTTCGTAAGGTGTTTATCCGAGGAAGCTTATTCAATGTCCTGCGGTAGGAGAGGGAAGTGTGAGACCCCGCAGTCGATGACGAGGAGGATCGCATTCCTCCCCGCAGGTCGATGCGTGCCTGGAGCGAAAATCAACGGGCAGAATTCATAAACATAAACAACAATCTTTGAAAAAGAGCCTATTGTTTTAACTGTTGTTATTACCATTATAGTACAAGTTAAGGTTTGATTCGAATGCTTTGCGGCAAATTAATTTTTTTTTAGGGTCATCCCGTATCGGGTTTTATATGTTAGTTTATATTAGTATAGAAAGCGCTGCAGGTTAAATCAAACTTGAAGAAGAAATGTTATAAGTTGAAAGAAAAGCGTTATCATACTATGATGAAATTAATAAAGGAGGGAAAAGAATGGCAAATCAGGTAGAACCGAAATTAATCAAACCATTATATGACGAATTGCAAAAGGAACGTTTCGTCACACTTGCCACTATTGACTTTGAAACTGGCGGACCAAATGTCAATGCGATTTCATGGATACTGGCAAAAGATGATGAAACATTATATTTTGCAGTTGATAACCGTTCGAGAATTGTTCAAAACATTAATAGCAATAACAAAGTTGTTCTGAATATTATCGCGAATGAATCTACATACTCCATCGCAGGTGAAGCATCGCTTAAGGCTGAAAAGATGGAAGGCGTACCTTTAAAGCTCGCGCTTATGTCCATCACTGTGAAGGAAGTCCGTGATGTCATGTTTTACGGCTCTAAAATCACTGTCGAACCTCAATATGACAAAACATACGATAAAGACGCAGCAGCCCGTTTGGACAAACAGGTAATGGAGGCAATGAAAAAAGCTTAGTTCCCCAGGGAACTAAGCTTTTGTTGTTCTTACAGCATTTTTACC
It encodes the following:
- a CDS encoding pyridoxamine 5'-phosphate oxidase family protein, whose amino-acid sequence is MANQVEPKLIKPLYDELQKERFVTLATIDFETGGPNVNAISWILAKDDETLYFAVDNRSRIVQNINSNNKVVLNIIANESTYSIAGEASLKAEKMEGVPLKLALMSITVKEVRDVMFYGSKITVEPQYDKTYDKDAAARLDKQVMEAMKKA